Proteins encoded by one window of Candidatus Abyssobacteria bacterium SURF_5:
- the smpB gene encoding SsrA-binding protein SmpB, producing MSEKIVTINRKARSDYEILESLEAGMSLKGTEVKSLREGRMNLKDSFAKVQEGEVFLVNAHISPYSHGNIQNHDPLRERKLLLHKAEIKRLTGKTEEKGLTLIPLKVYFLRGKAKVELGLARGRKQYDKREQIKRRDTEREIRRELKSKQ from the coding sequence ATGAGTGAGAAAATTGTGACGATAAATCGCAAGGCACGAAGCGATTACGAAATTCTTGAATCTCTTGAGGCCGGTATGTCTCTCAAAGGGACCGAGGTGAAATCGCTTCGTGAGGGCCGCATGAATCTAAAGGACAGTTTCGCCAAAGTCCAGGAAGGAGAAGTGTTTCTTGTGAATGCGCATATCAGCCCGTATTCACACGGAAACATTCAAAATCACGACCCGCTCCGGGAAAGGAAACTGCTCCTGCACAAAGCTGAAATAAAGCGATTAACCGGAAAAACCGAGGAAAAAGGGCTTACGCTCATCCCTCTAAAAGTATACTTTCTCCGAGGAAAAGCCAAGGTGGAACTCGGTCTTGCCCGCGGTCGAAAACAGTACGACAAGCGGGAGCAAATAAAGAGAAGGGACACTGAAAGAGAAATCAGGAGAGAACTGAAGAGCAAGCAATAA